The Campylobacter concisus genome has a window encoding:
- a CDS encoding UDP-N-acetylmuramoyl-L-alanyl-D-glutamate--2,6-diaminopimelate ligase, producing the protein MKISVENSFITDDSNECEQGAYFVQTTANAKFAEDAVKKGAKIITLEECKKLLKIDENLKIVGITGTNGKTTTAAAIYETLRNLGKKCGLSGTRGAFIEGEQIDDKALTTSAILKTLSYLKAASEHGCEYFVMEVSSHAIAQKRIESLKFALKIFTNLTQDHLDYHKSMEEYARVKSSFFDDESVKLINIDDGGVKFNPKNAYTYAIKKPASFAPIVYGLKDGIDAVIKTPNGDVEIDSSLQGEFNLYNLIAALGAVCLLERPDAAALSKAISKFKGVSGRMEVVSNDPLVIVDFAHTPDGIEKVLNSLRHLNLIAVFGAGGDRDRTKRPKMGAIAQKYARICIVTSDNPRSEEPESIIDEICAGMSQNENLIRNANRKEAIALAISKLEPGWALVILGKGDEPYQEIKGVKHPFSDKEVVKELLKR; encoded by the coding sequence ATGAAAATATCAGTAGAAAATAGCTTCATAACAGATGACTCAAACGAGTGCGAGCAGGGTGCATACTTTGTGCAAACTACTGCAAATGCGAAATTTGCAGAAGACGCGGTAAAAAAGGGCGCTAAGATAATCACCCTTGAAGAGTGCAAAAAGCTTTTAAAAATAGATGAAAATCTAAAAATAGTTGGCATCACAGGCACCAATGGCAAGACCACAACGGCTGCGGCTATCTATGAGACTTTGCGAAATTTAGGAAAAAAATGTGGCCTAAGTGGCACCAGAGGGGCATTTATAGAGGGCGAGCAGATAGATGACAAGGCGCTTACGACAAGTGCCATTTTAAAGACGCTCTCATACCTCAAAGCAGCCAGCGAGCATGGCTGTGAGTATTTTGTGATGGAGGTTAGCTCGCACGCGATCGCTCAAAAACGCATAGAGAGCTTGAAATTTGCCCTTAAAATTTTTACAAATTTAACTCAAGACCATCTCGACTACCACAAGAGCATGGAGGAGTATGCTAGGGTAAAGTCAAGCTTCTTTGACGATGAGAGCGTAAAACTCATAAATATTGACGATGGTGGCGTTAAATTTAACCCAAAAAACGCCTACACATACGCGATCAAAAAGCCAGCTAGCTTTGCACCGATAGTTTATGGGCTAAAGGACGGCATAGACGCAGTTATCAAGACGCCAAATGGCGATGTGGAGATAGACTCAAGCCTTCAAGGTGAGTTTAATCTTTACAATCTAATCGCCGCTCTTGGCGCAGTTTGCCTGCTAGAGCGCCCAGATGCAGCTGCACTTTCAAAGGCGATAAGTAAATTTAAAGGCGTGAGCGGCAGGATGGAGGTCGTTAGCAACGATCCGCTAGTCATCGTGGATTTTGCTCATACGCCAGATGGCATCGAAAAGGTGCTAAATTCGCTTAGACATCTAAATTTGATCGCAGTCTTTGGCGCAGGCGGCGATAGAGATAGGACAAAGCGCCCTAAAATGGGAGCGATAGCCCAAAAATACGCAAGAATTTGCATAGTCACTAGTGACAATCCAAGAAGCGAAGAGCCAGAGAGCATAATCGATGAAATTTGCGCTGGCATGAGCCAAAATGAAAATTTGATACGAAACGCCAACCGCAAAGAGGCGATCGCTCTAGCCATTAGCAAGCTAGAACCTGGCTGGGCGCTTGTCATACTTGGCAAAGGCGACGAGCCATATCAGGAGATAAAGGGCGTCAAGCACCCATTTAGCGACAAAGAAGTAGTAAAAGAGCTTTTAAAGAGGTAA
- the panD gene encoding aspartate 1-decarboxylase codes for MNIEILASKIHRAVVTDANLNYVGSISIGEELIKAANLIENQKVEILDVNNGERFATYVIKGKKGEICLNGAAARKVCVGDVVIIVAYASMKFKKAKKFKPTIVHVNNKNEIIKE; via the coding sequence ATGAATATAGAAATTTTAGCTAGCAAGATCCACAGAGCCGTCGTAACAGACGCAAATTTAAACTATGTTGGCTCGATCAGCATCGGCGAGGAGCTTATAAAGGCTGCAAATTTGATAGAAAATCAAAAGGTTGAAATTTTAGATGTAAATAACGGCGAGAGATTTGCCACATACGTGATAAAGGGCAAAAAAGGCGAAATTTGCCTAAACGGCGCAGCTGCTAGAAAGGTCTGCGTTGGCGACGTGGTCATCATCGTAGCTTATGCTAGCATGAAATTTAAAAAGGCTAAGAAATTTAAGCCAACCATCGTGCATGTAAATAACAAAAACGAGATCATAAAGGAGTAG
- a CDS encoding YbaB/EbfC family nucleoid-associated protein, with protein MFEGFDFSKMGQMLEDVQKQAKQMEEESKNKEFGAKSGGGLVSVRANGSGEILDISIDDSLLEDKESMQILLISAINDVLKSVEADKKNTASRMLGGLASMGIK; from the coding sequence ATGTTTGAGGGATTTGACTTTTCAAAGATGGGGCAGATGCTTGAGGATGTGCAAAAGCAGGCCAAGCAGATGGAAGAAGAGAGCAAAAATAAAGAATTTGGCGCAAAAAGCGGTGGCGGACTAGTGAGTGTGAGAGCAAACGGCAGTGGCGAAATACTTGATATCAGCATAGATGATAGCTTGCTTGAAGATAAAGAGAGCATGCAAATTTTGCTAATAAGCGCCATAAATGATGTGCTAAAATCAGTTGAGGCCGATAAGAAAAACACCGCTTCAAGGATGCTTGGCGGCCTTGCTTCGATGGGGATAAAATGA
- a CDS encoding DUF7488 domain-containing protein, protein MRLKYKFALAFLLSALCLNADPRPTQEDFNACFEKNKNSIVSVNKHFGVAITKNLIAVPKSEGAPLGEYVKFDPYLQLFLVRSSKELSPVVMADETNEERIKKSTWVGILNDANNTVMGHIKSLGQNLGDFDTLSFEYNATGEINTPCCKMIGIAVGADKFIPNRYLKHFVSYDDVYYGDIGVKFLQKEDKFFVGLVDPLGRGKMMMVDDELVTINGIKPKSLRELNEMVLFAPKGAKLDIIVKRDRQELLFQVPVSGDVKFNQSLDIDAPSSLDLPNLNVMPKSPESLLDDKVLVDYGITVDKNLVVTKVEPKSNADIFGIKIGDKILGYNKESVSSREELLEKISDLQNFVLLFTRNDFQFFARVPK, encoded by the coding sequence ATGAGACTAAAATATAAATTTGCCCTTGCTTTTTTGCTATCAGCGCTTTGCCTAAACGCCGATCCTAGGCCTACGCAAGAGGACTTTAACGCCTGCTTTGAAAAGAACAAAAACTCAATCGTCTCGGTAAATAAACACTTTGGCGTGGCTATCACTAAAAATTTGATCGCAGTGCCAAAAAGCGAGGGAGCTCCGCTTGGCGAATATGTCAAATTTGACCCATATTTGCAGCTTTTCTTAGTGCGCTCTAGTAAGGAGCTAAGCCCCGTTGTGATGGCTGATGAGACCAACGAGGAGCGCATAAAAAAGAGCACTTGGGTTGGCATTTTAAACGATGCAAACAACACCGTCATGGGTCACATCAAGTCTTTGGGACAAAATTTAGGCGACTTTGACACGCTAAGCTTCGAGTATAACGCGACTGGCGAGATAAACACGCCTTGTTGCAAGATGATAGGCATAGCTGTTGGAGCTGATAAATTTATACCAAACCGCTATTTAAAGCACTTTGTATCTTACGATGACGTATATTACGGCGATATCGGCGTGAAATTCTTGCAAAAAGAGGATAAATTTTTTGTGGGTCTTGTTGATCCACTGGGCCGCGGCAAGATGATGATGGTAGATGATGAGCTTGTTACGATAAATGGCATCAAGCCAAAGAGCCTAAGAGAGCTAAATGAGATGGTGCTTTTTGCTCCAAAAGGCGCAAAACTAGACATCATCGTGAAGCGTGATAGGCAGGAGCTACTCTTTCAAGTGCCAGTAAGCGGAGATGTGAAATTTAACCAAAGCCTAGATATTGACGCTCCTTCAAGCCTTGATCTGCCAAATTTAAATGTCATGCCAAAGTCGCCTGAGAGCTTGCTAGATGATAAAGTTTTGGTGGATTATGGTATCACGGTTGATAAAAATTTAGTAGTTACAAAGGTCGAGCCAAAGTCAAATGCTGATATCTTTGGTATCAAGATCGGCGATAAAATTTTAGGCTACAACAAAGAGAGCGTGAGTAGCCGCGAGGAGCTTTTAGAAAAGATCAGCGACCTGCAAAATTTCGTGCTTTTATTTACTAGAAATGACTTTCAGTTCTTTGCAAGAGTGCCAAAATGA
- a CDS encoding polyprenyl synthetase family protein — protein sequence MSLLEDFVKFLNANLPKAHSFHPYYEEALGVMLKAGGKHFRALLLLGVVENVDKSLTQKAMRVALGLEMMHTYSLIHDDLPSMDNASLRRGTPTLHVTYDETTAILAGDALNTHAFYEISRAELPADTRIKCVEILSQNAGVSGMVLGQALDCFFENTNKEDIKRAKAKFGLSGKMLSLDELVFLHIHKTAKLIAASLKMGAVIVNLSKTECEKIYDIGLKLGLAFQIQDDIIDLTSDEAAAGKPVHNDLAKNSFTNLLGLSGAKKKKDELISEIEEALKQVDASIAKMILELTDKHLR from the coding sequence ATGAGCCTACTTGAGGACTTCGTAAAATTTCTAAATGCAAATTTGCCAAAGGCGCATAGCTTTCATCCTTACTATGAGGAGGCGCTTGGCGTTATGCTAAAGGCTGGAGGCAAGCACTTTAGGGCGCTATTGCTTCTTGGTGTGGTCGAAAACGTCGATAAAAGCCTCACGCAAAAGGCCATGAGAGTGGCTTTGGGACTTGAGATGATGCACACATACTCGCTCATCCATGATGATCTGCCGTCTATGGATAACGCAAGCCTAAGGCGCGGCACGCCAACGCTTCACGTCACATACGACGAAACGACTGCGATACTTGCAGGAGATGCGCTAAATACGCACGCTTTTTATGAAATTTCACGTGCTGAGTTGCCAGCTGACACTCGTATAAAATGCGTTGAAATTTTAAGCCAAAATGCTGGCGTTAGCGGCATGGTGCTAGGTCAGGCGCTTGATTGTTTTTTTGAAAATACAAACAAAGAGGACATCAAAAGAGCAAAGGCTAAATTTGGCCTCTCTGGTAAGATGCTAAGCCTTGATGAGCTAGTCTTTTTACACATCCACAAAACCGCAAAGCTCATCGCTGCAAGCCTAAAAATGGGCGCTGTGATAGTAAATTTAAGCAAAACAGAGTGCGAGAAAATTTATGATATCGGCCTAAAGCTTGGGCTTGCTTTTCAGATACAAGATGATATCATAGATCTTACAAGCGACGAAGCGGCCGCTGGAAAGCCCGTGCATAACGACCTAGCTAAAAACTCATTTACAAATTTACTTGGTCTATCTGGTGCAAAAAAGAAAAAAGATGAGCTAATTAGCGAGATAGAAGAGGCGCTAAAACAGGTAGATGCAAGCATAGCAAAGATGATCTTAGAGCTTACAGACAAGCACCTAAGATAG
- the tkt gene encoding transketolase — MLKKQADTIRFLCADMVQNANSGHPGAPMGLADIMVVLSNFLKHNPKNPKWLNRDRLVFSGGHASSLVYSFLHLSGYDLSLDELKKFRQLGSNTPGHPEIHTPGVEVATGPLGQGVANAVGLAMAEKYAANVLNESDNKIIDHKIYCLCGDGDLEEGISYEACSIAGNLRLDNLVLIYDSNNITIEGDTAIAFSEDVKARFEAQGWEVARIDGHDYNQIEFALEQASEKESPYLIIANTHIARGAMELEGSHHSHGAPLGEEIIKKAKAAAGFDPEKKFAIDEDVLLRFRGAVEKGDLEEAMWNKKVEALSSEGKNLLNSLLNPDFSKLEFPDFSDKKLATRDTNHVILNEIAKKLPGFIGGSADLAPSNKTELKGMGDFPNGKNIHYGIREHAMAAINNGIARYGLFLPFSATFFIFSDYLKPSARIAALMGIKHFFVFTHDSIGVGEDGPTHQPIEQLSTFRAMPNFYTFRPADGNENAASWQVALNLNTPSAFVLSRQGLDPLAKGEFGEVSNGAYLLSSAKDAKITFIASGSEVSLCVKAAALLAEQGIGTNIVSAPCFDLLCEQPAEYVARILDKNTTIIAVEAATGYEWYKFADAVYGMNSFGASGKANELFDHFGFTPQKLANFASELI; from the coding sequence ATGCTAAAAAAACAAGCCGATACTATAAGATTTTTGTGCGCTGATATGGTGCAAAACGCTAACAGCGGACACCCAGGTGCTCCTATGGGCCTAGCCGATATCATGGTGGTTTTAAGCAACTTTTTAAAACACAACCCTAAAAATCCAAAATGGCTAAACAGAGATAGGCTCGTTTTTAGCGGTGGTCACGCATCAAGCTTGGTTTATAGCTTCTTGCACCTAAGCGGCTACGATCTAAGCCTAGATGAGCTTAAGAAATTTCGCCAACTTGGCTCAAACACCCCAGGACACCCAGAAATTCACACTCCAGGCGTTGAGGTGGCTACTGGCCCACTTGGTCAAGGCGTAGCAAATGCAGTTGGTCTAGCCATGGCAGAAAAATACGCTGCAAACGTGCTAAATGAGTCAGATAATAAAATAATCGATCATAAAATTTACTGTCTTTGCGGTGATGGCGATCTTGAAGAGGGCATAAGCTACGAGGCATGTTCAATCGCAGGAAATTTAAGACTAGACAACCTTGTGCTCATCTACGACTCAAACAACATCACGATCGAGGGTGACACAGCGATCGCATTTAGCGAGGACGTCAAGGCGAGGTTTGAAGCGCAGGGCTGGGAGGTCGCACGCATCGACGGACACGACTACAACCAGATCGAATTTGCACTTGAGCAAGCAAGCGAGAAAGAGTCGCCATATCTCATCATCGCAAACACACACATAGCACGCGGCGCAATGGAGCTTGAGGGCAGCCACCACAGCCACGGCGCACCACTTGGCGAGGAGATCATCAAAAAGGCAAAGGCCGCAGCTGGCTTTGACCCTGAGAAGAAATTTGCTATCGACGAGGATGTGCTTTTAAGATTTAGAGGTGCAGTAGAAAAGGGCGATCTTGAAGAGGCTATGTGGAACAAAAAGGTCGAGGCACTAAGCAGCGAGGGTAAAAATTTATTAAACTCGCTTCTCAATCCAGACTTTAGCAAGCTCGAATTTCCAGACTTTAGCGACAAAAAGCTAGCCACAAGAGATACAAACCATGTCATTTTAAATGAGATAGCTAAAAAACTTCCTGGCTTTATCGGCGGTAGTGCAGATCTTGCTCCTTCAAACAAGACCGAACTAAAGGGCATGGGCGACTTCCCAAATGGCAAAAACATCCACTACGGCATCAGAGAGCACGCCATGGCAGCTATCAACAACGGCATCGCTAGATACGGGCTTTTCTTGCCATTTTCAGCGACATTTTTCATCTTCAGTGACTACCTAAAGCCAAGTGCAAGGATAGCAGCGCTAATGGGCATCAAACACTTTTTTGTCTTCACACACGATAGCATCGGCGTTGGCGAAGATGGTCCGACACATCAGCCTATCGAGCAGCTTAGCACATTTAGAGCTATGCCAAATTTCTACACTTTCCGCCCAGCTGATGGCAACGAAAACGCAGCTAGCTGGCAAGTGGCTCTAAATTTAAACACTCCAAGTGCATTTGTGCTTAGTCGCCAAGGGCTTGACCCACTTGCAAAAGGTGAATTTGGCGAGGTTAGTAACGGCGCATATCTACTAAGCTCGGCAAAAGATGCGAAGATCACATTTATAGCAAGCGGCAGCGAGGTCTCACTCTGCGTAAAAGCAGCCGCACTTCTAGCTGAGCAAGGCATCGGTACAAACATCGTATCAGCGCCTTGTTTTGATCTGCTTTGCGAGCAGCCAGCTGAGTATGTGGCTAGAATTTTAGATAAAAACACAACTATCATCGCAGTTGAGGCTGCAACTGGCTATGAGTGGTATAAATTTGCTGACGCAGTTTATGGCATGAACAGCTTTGGCGCTAGCGGCAAGGCAAATGAGCTATTTGACCACTTCGGATTTACTCCGCAAAAGCTTGCAAATTTTGCTAGCGAACTTATATAA
- a CDS encoding undecaprenyl-diphosphate phosphatase: protein MEISHVIVLALVQGISEFLPISSSAHLILVPKLLGWPDQGLAFDVAVHVGTLSAILFYFKDTIFKLLRDFFASIAQRKMVGDSLLVWCVGFATIPVGIFGLLFNNVIEEYARSGVVIAVTTIIFGIALYFADLRSTNKSEYEMTIKFALIIGLAQAVALIPGVSRSGITMTAALFLGFSHKGSANFSFLLSIPVIILAGGLESIKLIKDPNALPWSDIALGVIISAVSAYICVKLFMGIISRIRMLPFVIYRLILGAFLLYLFL, encoded by the coding sequence ATGGAAATTTCTCACGTTATCGTTTTGGCCTTGGTGCAAGGCATAAGCGAGTTTTTGCCGATATCAAGCTCGGCTCATCTCATCTTGGTGCCAAAGCTACTTGGCTGGCCAGATCAAGGGCTTGCTTTTGACGTGGCAGTGCATGTTGGTACGCTAAGCGCGATACTTTTTTATTTTAAAGATACGATTTTTAAGCTACTTCGCGACTTTTTTGCCTCGATAGCGCAACGAAAGATGGTGGGCGATAGCTTGCTTGTTTGGTGCGTGGGATTTGCCACTATCCCAGTTGGCATCTTTGGACTTTTGTTTAACAACGTGATCGAAGAGTACGCAAGAAGTGGCGTTGTGATCGCAGTTACAACTATCATCTTTGGCATCGCACTTTACTTTGCTGATCTTCGCTCAACAAACAAAAGCGAATACGAAATGACCATAAAATTTGCTCTCATCATAGGCTTAGCGCAGGCTGTGGCGCTCATCCCTGGCGTCTCAAGATCAGGTATAACGATGACAGCGGCCTTGTTTTTGGGCTTTAGCCACAAGGGCAGTGCAAATTTCTCATTTTTACTTTCGATACCTGTCATCATCCTAGCTGGCGGACTTGAGAGCATCAAGCTTATAAAAGATCCAAATGCCTTGCCATGGAGCGACATTGCCCTTGGCGTCATCATAAGTGCAGTTAGTGCTTATATCTGCGTGAAGCTATTTATGGGGATCATCTCAAGGATCAGGATGCTACCTTTTGTCATCTACCGCTTGATCTTGGGAGCGTTTTTGCTCTATCTATTTTTATAA
- a CDS encoding HP0495 family protein — MANICDLNNKKAKIDYPTHWEYKVIFDAGVNAEEKVKEIVKDREFKLVFSKFSKDKKYASYDLAVLVLSEEERLEIFSALKHEAKYVL; from the coding sequence GTGGCGAATATATGCGATCTAAATAACAAAAAGGCAAAAATCGACTACCCAACACACTGGGAGTACAAAGTGATATTTGACGCTGGCGTAAATGCCGAAGAGAAGGTAAAAGAGATAGTAAAAGATAGAGAATTTAAGCTAGTTTTTTCAAAATTTAGCAAAGATAAAAAATACGCTAGCTACGATCTAGCCGTGTTAGTTTTAAGCGAAGAAGAGAGGCTAGAGATTTTTTCAGCGCTAAAACACGAAGCAAAATACGTTTTATAA
- the moaC gene encoding cyclic pyranopterin monophosphate synthase MoaC — translation MMLTHLDEKDRPKMVDVSPKDPTKRVATASGIIKMSKDAFKAIKENTGKKGPVIQTAVIAAIMGAKKTSELIPMCHPLAILGVDCDIEELPEICAFKLYVSVKIEGKTGVEMEALTGVSVGLLTIYDMVKAIDKGMEIGNIVLESKTGGKSGEYMRSK, via the coding sequence ATAATGCTAACACATTTAGATGAAAAAGACCGTCCAAAGATGGTCGATGTAAGCCCAAAAGATCCCACAAAAAGAGTAGCAACTGCTAGCGGGATCATCAAAATGAGCAAAGATGCTTTTAAGGCGATCAAAGAAAATACCGGCAAAAAAGGCCCAGTCATCCAAACAGCCGTCATCGCTGCGATAATGGGCGCTAAAAAGACAAGCGAGCTAATACCTATGTGCCATCCACTAGCCATTTTGGGTGTGGATTGTGACATCGAGGAGCTGCCTGAAATTTGCGCTTTTAAGCTTTACGTGAGCGTCAAGATCGAGGGCAAGACAGGCGTTGAGATGGAGGCGCTAACAGGCGTGAGCGTGGGACTTTTAACCATTTACGACATGGTAAAAGCCATAGATAAGGGTATGGAGATCGGCAACATCGTACTAGAGAGCAAAACAGGAGGAAAAAGTGGCGAATATATGCGATCTAAATAA
- a CDS encoding ATP-dependent protease → MKFLLCLSLSLIALFAEDKGCFVDENSQNIIFVKDGETKSLGLKEKIYKDQRCAFDESSFYVANLNNEIVKVASEKEFLFALPNVGCKVSNILLDKEKIYVACDMANVVTIAIFDKSSKKFISKNFNNVYKISSFLSLGEGVFFTSFNGKAFLLDSKLNAKEQKSVGFAPISACKFSDDEIFIGFRNGEILDLKSGAKKQVLRSKISALACAGDEVLVAGEDGVIYKFDKSFKLKGKKELFSGEIKEIFIDKNVLVGVDLSNKIKSLEINSF, encoded by the coding sequence ATGAAATTTCTGCTATGTCTTAGCTTATCTTTGATAGCGCTTTTTGCTGAGGATAAAGGCTGTTTTGTCGATGAAAATAGTCAAAACATCATCTTTGTAAAAGATGGCGAGACAAAAAGCCTAGGACTAAAGGAGAAAATTTACAAAGATCAAAGATGTGCTTTTGACGAGAGCTCTTTTTACGTTGCAAATTTAAACAACGAGATCGTAAAGGTAGCTAGCGAGAAGGAATTTTTATTTGCACTGCCAAATGTTGGCTGTAAGGTTTCAAATATCTTGCTAGATAAAGAGAAAATTTACGTCGCTTGCGATATGGCAAATGTCGTAACGATCGCTATTTTTGACAAGAGTTCTAAAAAATTTATATCAAAAAATTTTAACAATGTTTATAAAATTTCTAGCTTTTTATCGCTTGGCGAGGGAGTGTTTTTTACAAGCTTTAATGGCAAGGCATTTTTGCTTGATAGCAAGCTTAACGCAAAAGAGCAAAAAAGCGTTGGCTTTGCTCCGATAAGTGCTTGTAAATTTAGTGATGATGAAATTTTCATAGGCTTTAGAAACGGAGAAATTTTAGATCTTAAAAGTGGAGCTAAAAAGCAAGTTTTAAGATCTAAAATTTCAGCTCTTGCGTGCGCGGGAGACGAGGTTTTAGTAGCTGGCGAGGACGGAGTGATCTATAAATTTGACAAAAGTTTTAAGCTAAAGGGCAAAAAAGAGCTTTTTAGCGGCGAGATAAAAGAAATTTTTATAGATAAAAACGTGCTTGTTGGCGTGGATCTAAGTAATAAGATAAAGAGTTTAGAGATAAATTCATTTTAA